A region from the Acanthopagrus latus isolate v.2019 chromosome 8, fAcaLat1.1, whole genome shotgun sequence genome encodes:
- the adat1 gene encoding tRNA-specific adenosine deaminase 1 codes for MPVSLHSHSHGPVRCNMVNADEVARLCYERFDQLPRRGKPEPGREWTLLAAVVQVTRCANSDTDKMEVVSLGTGTKCIGRSAMSPKGDVLNDSHAEVIARRGCIRYLIQELHRAVSCRDSSVFRPADQQGKWKLQPGVSFVFFTSHTPCGDASIIPMTDRQSQPCPPVTAVKEHEEADGGGVLKRKAEEPGEGKNTKLPRLEDQETEGEDRRDPKQSFCSNASRSDALSQSPAAETPQTVSQVAACLDRRCRGPSDSAGLHPQVPDVHRTGAKCVPGGPADPLRPGIGYHSAGVLRVKPGRGEPTLSLSCSDKMASWGVLGFQGALLSHYLQEALYFSTVVVGKCPYSQEVTHRALVTRCSHVSALPAGFSVCPPVLFQSSLEFSFSQGQTELQHKDGQGRISPCGAAISWCNVPEQPIDVTANGYKHGVTKKALGTAKARSLLCKLELFHVFLSLVSATDPSALPSSLRRTELQTYWDYKQASESYQQAWQQLHSQAFPLWPRSDRALLLFH; via the exons ATGCCCGTCAGCCTCCACTCACACTCACACGGCCCCGTCCGGTGTAACATGGTCAACGCGGATGAAGTCGCCAGGTTGTGCTACGAGCGTTTCGACCAACTTCCCCGGAGAGGGAAGCCTGAGCCGGGCAGAGAGTGGACCCTGCTGGCCGCTGTGGTCCAAGTCACCCGGTGTGCGAACTCTGACACAG ATAAAATGGAGGTTGTTTCTCTGGGAACTGGGACCAAATGTATCGGACGCTCTGCAATGAGTCCCAAAG GTGATGTGCTGAATGATAGCCATGCAGAAGTCATTGCCAGAAGGGGGTGTATCAG GTACCTGATCCAGGAGCTGCACAGAGCTGTGAGTTGCAGGGACAGCTCTGTGTTTCGTCCGGCAGATCAGCAGGGCAAGTGGAAGCTTCAGCCGGGCGTTTCCTTCGTCTTCTTCACCAGTCACACTCCCT GTGGTGACGCCTCCATCATCCCTATGACTGACAGGCAGTCTCAGCCCTGCCCTCCTGTCACAGCTGTAAAGGAACACGAAGAAGCCGATGGAGGAGGAGTCCTGAAAAGGAAAGCAGAGGAACCAGGTGAAGGGAAGAACACTAAACTTCCACGTCTTGAGGAccaggagacagagggagaggacagaagagacCCCAAACAATCCTTCTGTTCAAATGCATCCAGAAGCGACGCTCTGTCACAGAgtcctgctgcagaaacacCTCAAACTGTCTCGCAAGTTGCAGCATGTCTTGATAGAAGATGTAGAGGCCCCTCCGACAGTGCTGGACTGCACCCTCAGGTCCCAGACGTTCATAGAACGGGTGCCAAATGTGTTCCGGGTGGCCCAGCGGACCCTCTACGCCCTGGCATAGGGTACCACAGCGCAGGGGTGCTCAGGGTGAAGCCTGGTCGGGGAGAGCCCACTTTGTCCCTCTCCTGCAGTGACAAGATGGCCAGCTGGGGGGTGCTGGGCTTCCAGGGCGCGCTGCTGTCCCACTACCTACAGGAGGCGCTCTATTTCAGCACTGTGGTGGTTGGCAAGTGTCCATACAGCCAAGAAGTGACGCACAGAGCTTTGGTCACAAG GTGCTCCCATGTGTCCGCCCTCCCAGctggtttctctgtgtgtccacCTGTGTTGTTCCAGTCCAGCCTGGAGTTCTCCTTTAGCCAGGGCCAGACCGAGCTTCAACACAAGGACGGGCAGGGACGAATCTCCCCCTGTGGGGCAG CCATCAGCTGGTGTAATGTGCCCGAGCAGCCAATAGATGTCACTGCCAACGGCTACAAACATGGAGTCACCAAGAAGGCTTTAGGCACAGCTAAAGCCAG GTCTCTTCTGTGTAAACTGGAGCTTTTCCAcgtctttctgtctctggtATCGGCCACTGACCCTTCAGCACTTCCCAGCTCTCTCAG GAGAACAGAATTGCAGACCTACTGGGACTACAAGCAGGCATCTGAGTCATACCAGCAGGCctggcagcagctccacagccaGGCGTTCCCTCTGTGGCCCCGCAGTGACAGagctctccttctcttccactGA